In the genome of Rhodoferax fermentans, one region contains:
- the sucC gene encoding ADP-forming succinate--CoA ligase subunit beta, with protein MKIHEYQGKDILRQAGVPVPRGIAAFTVQEAVEAAQKLGGPVWVVKAQIHAGGRGKGGGVKLARSIDDVKKLAGEILGMQLVTHQTGPEGQKVRRLLIEDGADIKKEYYVSAVTDRASQRVAMIVSSEGGMDIEEVAHSTPEKIVTEIVDPATGLTVEQATKLANAIGVPAGSVAQAVDVLQKVYQVYMDTDASLVEINPMILEGNGGIKAIDAKFNFDANALYRHPEIVAYRDLDEEDPAEVEASKFDLAYISLDGDIGCLVNGAGLAMATMDTIKLFGAEPANFLDVGGGATPEKVTEAFKIMLKNPKVKAILVNIFGGIMKCDTIATGIITACKAVNLSVPLVVRMKGTNEEMGKKMLAESGLPIISADTMADAAQKVVAAVKAAA; from the coding sequence ATGAAAATTCACGAGTACCAAGGCAAGGACATCTTGCGCCAAGCTGGTGTGCCAGTGCCACGTGGCATTGCGGCATTCACTGTTCAAGAAGCGGTCGAAGCCGCGCAAAAACTCGGCGGCCCCGTCTGGGTGGTCAAGGCCCAGATCCACGCTGGTGGGCGTGGCAAGGGCGGCGGCGTGAAGCTGGCGCGCTCGATTGACGATGTGAAAAAACTCGCCGGCGAGATCCTGGGCATGCAGCTGGTGACACACCAGACCGGCCCCGAAGGTCAAAAAGTGCGCCGCCTGCTGATTGAAGACGGCGCCGACATCAAAAAGGAATACTACGTCTCGGCGGTGACCGACCGTGCCAGCCAACGCGTGGCCATGATCGTCTCCAGCGAAGGCGGCATGGACATCGAAGAGGTGGCCCACAGCACGCCCGAGAAAATCGTCACCGAGATCGTCGACCCGGCCACCGGCCTGACGGTCGAGCAGGCCACCAAGCTGGCCAACGCCATTGGTGTGCCCGCAGGCTCGGTCGCGCAGGCGGTGGATGTGCTGCAAAAGGTGTATCAGGTCTACATGGACACCGACGCATCCTTGGTCGAAATCAACCCGATGATCCTGGAAGGCAATGGCGGCATCAAAGCCATCGACGCCAAGTTCAACTTTGACGCCAACGCGCTGTACCGCCACCCGGAAATTGTGGCCTACCGCGATCTGGACGAAGAAGACCCGGCCGAGGTCGAAGCCAGCAAGTTTGACCTGGCCTACATCAGCCTGGACGGCGACATTGGCTGCCTGGTCAACGGTGCCGGTCTGGCCATGGCCACCATGGACACCATCAAGCTGTTTGGCGCTGAACCCGCCAACTTCCTCGACGTGGGTGGCGGTGCCACCCCCGAGAAAGTCACCGAAGCCTTCAAGATCATGCTCAAAAACCCCAAGGTCAAGGCCATCCTGGTCAACATCTTTGGCGGCATCATGAAGTGCGACACCATCGCCACCGGCATCATCACCGCCTGCAAGGCGGTCAACCTGTCGGTACCGCTGGTGGTGCGCATGAAGGGCACCAACGAAGAAATGGGCAAAAAGATGCTGGCCGAGTCGGGCCTGCCAATCATCAGCGCCGACACCATGGCCGACGCGGCCCAGAAAGTGGTCGCTGCCGTCAAAGCCGCAGCCTGA
- a CDS encoding GspE/PulE family protein — protein sequence MNTGLKIHHVDRSGMTFEALFYKQLQHVTARIHETDNIEQIMLEASQDICKLFDADRLTLYVVNEDNTAIISKVKTGLNSSRDLKLPISPQSIAGYVAYSHMLVNLPDVYDDESLKTIHPALSFLKEVDKRSGYRTRQMMVAPILEGEALYGVLQVINNKSNKPFGDLEIEGISQLCKTLATAIRHRIHGTEEGVRRMVTKYDGLVSDGVMTASELQQCLQDARAQGLTAESLLLSQYQVRAAQIGPSLAKFFGVPYEPWTEGRIRAEALHGALKREFIEEQGWIPLEDSPDGLVIMCLDPEAVRSSRIVQQVFPRFTSFSYRVTTHTEFRDTLGQIFGIEVTGGSISEMLADMDSGPMDDEGGLSDALESAAADNELVKFVNKVIIDAHHQGASDIHIEPMPGKFKTGIRFRIDGSLQPYIEVPAHFRQAMVTRLKIMCDLDISERRKPQDGKIKFKKYGPLDIELRVATIPSAGGVEDVVMRILAAGEPIPLDKLGLTSHNMARVIQTIEKPYGLFYVCGPTGSGKTTTLHSILKHLNKPDTKIWTAEDPVEITQKGLRQVQINRKAGIDFALIMRAFLRADPDIIMVGESRDKETVAMGVEASLTGHLVFSTLHTNSAPESITRLLDMGMDPFNFADALLGILAQRLAKKLCICKESYVPDAEELRLFAMEYAEELRHSAAWSNDYEGALTRLIDGWKQLYADNGQLHFYRHVGCDKCNQTGYKGRVGLHELLIADDGIKKQIQERARVAEVFATAVEGGMRTLKMDGMEKVMMGLTDLKMVRSVCIK from the coding sequence ATGAACACCGGCCTCAAAATCCACCACGTTGACCGCAGTGGCATGACGTTTGAAGCACTTTTTTACAAGCAGCTTCAGCATGTGACAGCCCGTATCCACGAGACCGACAACATCGAGCAGATCATGCTCGAAGCCAGCCAGGACATCTGCAAGCTGTTTGATGCCGACCGTTTGACCCTGTATGTGGTCAACGAGGACAACACCGCCATCATCTCCAAGGTCAAGACCGGGCTCAACAGCAGCCGCGACCTGAAACTGCCGATCTCCCCGCAGAGCATTGCCGGCTATGTGGCCTACAGCCACATGCTGGTCAACCTGCCCGATGTGTATGACGATGAGTCGCTCAAGACCATCCACCCCGCTTTGTCATTTTTGAAAGAGGTGGACAAACGCTCTGGCTACCGCACCCGGCAGATGATGGTGGCGCCGATTCTGGAGGGTGAGGCCCTCTACGGCGTCCTGCAAGTCATCAATAACAAGAGCAACAAACCCTTTGGTGATCTGGAGATTGAGGGTATTTCGCAGTTGTGCAAAACCCTGGCCACAGCGATCCGCCACCGCATCCATGGCACCGAGGAAGGTGTGCGGCGCATGGTGACCAAATACGACGGGCTGGTCTCTGACGGTGTGATGACCGCCAGTGAGCTGCAGCAATGCCTGCAGGACGCGCGCGCGCAGGGGCTCACGGCGGAAAGCCTGCTGTTGAGCCAGTACCAGGTACGCGCCGCGCAGATCGGGCCGTCGCTGGCCAAGTTTTTTGGTGTGCCTTATGAACCCTGGACCGAAGGGCGCATCCGTGCAGAGGCCTTGCACGGCGCCCTCAAGCGCGAGTTCATTGAAGAACAGGGCTGGATTCCGCTGGAGGACTCACCCGACGGGTTGGTCATCATGTGCCTGGACCCGGAGGCGGTGCGCAGTTCACGCATCGTGCAGCAGGTGTTTCCGCGGTTCACCAGTTTCTCGTACCGGGTCACCACCCACACCGAGTTTCGCGACACCCTGGGACAGATTTTTGGCATCGAGGTCACCGGCGGCAGCATCAGCGAGATGTTGGCCGACATGGACAGTGGCCCGATGGATGACGAGGGTGGCCTCAGCGACGCGCTGGAATCGGCCGCGGCCGACAACGAATTGGTCAAGTTTGTCAACAAGGTGATCATCGACGCGCACCACCAGGGGGCCTCGGACATCCACATCGAGCCGATGCCGGGCAAGTTCAAGACCGGTATCCGCTTTCGCATTGATGGCTCGCTGCAGCCCTACATCGAGGTGCCGGCGCATTTCCGCCAGGCCATGGTCACCCGCCTGAAAATCATGTGTGACCTTGACATCTCCGAGCGCCGCAAGCCGCAAGACGGCAAGATCAAGTTCAAGAAGTACGGCCCACTCGACATCGAACTGCGGGTGGCCACCATCCCCTCAGCCGGTGGGGTGGAAGACGTGGTGATGCGGATTCTGGCAGCCGGTGAACCAATTCCGCTGGACAAGCTCGGCCTGACCAGCCACAACATGGCGCGCGTGATCCAGACGATTGAGAAGCCCTACGGCCTGTTTTATGTGTGTGGCCCCACCGGTTCGGGCAAAACCACCACCTTGCACTCGATCCTGAAACACCTGAACAAACCCGACACCAAGATCTGGACCGCCGAGGACCCGGTCGAAATCACCCAGAAAGGCTTGCGCCAGGTGCAGATCAACCGCAAGGCCGGCATCGACTTTGCGCTGATCATGCGGGCATTTTTGCGGGCCGACCCCGACATCATCATGGTCGGTGAGTCGCGCGACAAGGAAACTGTGGCCATGGGGGTGGAGGCCTCACTCACCGGGCACCTGGTGTTTTCCACCCTGCACACCAACTCGGCACCCGAGTCCATCACCCGGCTGCTGGACATGGGCATGGACCCGTTCAACTTTGCCGATGCGCTCTTGGGCATCCTGGCGCAGCGGCTGGCCAAAAAGCTGTGTATCTGCAAGGAAAGTTATGTGCCCGACGCCGAGGAGCTGCGCCTGTTTGCCATGGAGTACGCCGAGGAATTGCGCCACTCGGCCGCCTGGTCCAACGATTACGAGGGCGCGCTGACCCGGCTGATCGACGGTTGGAAGCAGTTGTACGCCGACAACGGCCAGCTGCACTTTTACCGCCATGTGGGCTGTGACAAGTGCAACCAGACCGGCTACAAAGGCCGCGTCGGTTTACATGAGTTGCTGATTGCCGACGACGGCATCAAGAAACAAATCCAGGAACGCGCCCGCGTCGCCGAGGTGTTTGCCACGGCGGTGGAAGGTGGCATGCGCACCCTGAAAATGGACGGCATGGAAAAAGTCATGATGGGCCTGACCGACCTCAAGATGGTGCGCTCGGTCTGTATCAAATAA
- a CDS encoding Stp1/IreP family PP2C-type Ser/Thr phosphatase, with amino-acid sequence MHYSFHALTDAGLVRANNEDALAFDTDLGVAVLADGMGGYNAGEVASSMAVQLVTSELVRWLSAEDRHHSPSQVARMLETCFDEANMAILNAANANPQYAGMGTTLVAAVFHGGKLVLGHVGDSRCYRLRDGVLTQITKDHSMLQEQVDAGYLTQEQAAYAPGKNLLTRALGVEDVVRVEIHEHPVQDGDLYVMCTDGLTDMLTDKDILSSLNNHNNLTLVATELVARANLNGGRDNISVLLAQAGQAPEKSGLISRLFGKP; translated from the coding sequence ATGCATTACAGTTTTCACGCACTGACCGACGCCGGCCTGGTCAGGGCCAATAACGAGGACGCCCTGGCCTTTGACACCGATCTGGGCGTGGCGGTCCTGGCAGACGGCATGGGTGGCTACAACGCCGGTGAAGTGGCCAGCAGCATGGCGGTGCAGCTGGTCACCTCCGAGCTGGTGCGCTGGTTATCGGCCGAAGACAGGCACCACAGCCCGTCGCAGGTGGCCAGGATGCTTGAAACCTGCTTTGACGAGGCCAATATGGCCATTCTGAACGCGGCCAATGCCAACCCACAGTACGCCGGCATGGGGACCACACTGGTGGCAGCTGTGTTTCATGGCGGGAAACTGGTTCTGGGACATGTCGGTGACTCGCGTTGTTACCGCCTGCGTGACGGGGTGCTGACCCAGATCACCAAAGACCACTCGATGCTGCAGGAACAGGTGGACGCGGGTTACCTGACGCAAGAGCAAGCCGCGTATGCCCCCGGCAAGAACCTGTTGACCCGGGCGCTCGGTGTGGAGGACGTGGTGCGGGTCGAAATTCACGAACACCCGGTCCAGGATGGCGATCTGTACGTGATGTGCACCGATGGCCTGACCGACATGTTGACCGACAAGGACATCCTGTCCAGCCTGAACAACCACAATAACCTGACTTTGGTGGCTACCGAGTTGGTGGCCCGCGCCAACCTCAATGGGGGACGCGACAACATTTCGGTCTTGTTGGCGCAGGCTGGCCAGGCGCCGGAAAAATCCGGTTTAATCTCACGCTTGTTCGGCAAGCCCTGA
- the sucD gene encoding succinate--CoA ligase subunit alpha — protein MSILINKDTKVITQGITGKTGQFHTEKCQEYANGKHCFAAGVNPKKAGESIFGIPIYASVKEAAQETGSTVSVIYVPPAGAAAAIWEAVEADLDLAICITEGIPVRDMLEVRNKMKAKEAAGGKKTLLLGPNCPGLITPDEIKIGIMPGHIHRKGRIGVVSRSGTLTYEAVAQLTEIGLGQSSAVGIGGDPINGLKHIDIMKAFNDDPDTDAVIMIGEIGGPDEAEAARWCKLNMKKPIVGFIAGVTAPAGKRMGHAGALISGGADTAEAKLAVMEECGFKVTRNPSEMAKLLKALL, from the coding sequence ATGTCCATCCTCATCAATAAAGACACCAAGGTCATCACCCAGGGCATCACCGGCAAGACCGGTCAGTTCCACACCGAAAAGTGCCAGGAATACGCCAATGGCAAACATTGTTTTGCCGCCGGGGTGAACCCGAAAAAGGCCGGCGAATCCATCTTCGGCATCCCGATTTACGCCTCCGTCAAGGAAGCGGCCCAGGAAACCGGATCCACCGTGTCGGTGATCTACGTGCCGCCCGCAGGCGCCGCTGCCGCCATCTGGGAGGCTGTGGAAGCCGATCTGGACCTGGCGATCTGTATCACCGAAGGCATTCCGGTGCGTGACATGCTCGAAGTGCGCAACAAGATGAAGGCCAAAGAGGCTGCTGGCGGCAAAAAGACTTTGTTGCTTGGCCCCAACTGCCCGGGTCTGATCACGCCCGACGAGATCAAGATCGGCATCATGCCCGGTCACATCCACCGCAAGGGCCGCATCGGTGTGGTCAGTCGCTCCGGCACACTGACTTATGAAGCGGTGGCGCAGTTGACCGAAATCGGCCTGGGTCAATCCAGCGCGGTGGGTATTGGTGGTGACCCGATCAATGGTCTGAAACACATCGACATCATGAAGGCCTTCAACGACGACCCGGACACCGACGCGGTGATCATGATCGGCGAAATTGGTGGCCCCGACGAAGCCGAAGCCGCACGCTGGTGCAAGCTCAACATGAAAAAACCGATCGTGGGCTTCATCGCCGGTGTCACCGCACCTGCTGGCAAACGCATGGGCCACGCTGGCGCCTTGATCTCAGGTGGTGCCGACACCGCCGAGGCCAAGCTGGCTGTGATGGAAGAGTGTGGCTTCAAGGTCACACGCAACCCGTCTGAAATGGCCAAATTGCTCAAAGCTTTGCTGTAA
- a CDS encoding YraN family protein: MGLLSTKGQLKPRTTKQAGDAAEVLALQHLQRAGLVLLQRNYRTPGRGGGEIDLIMRAPDGTCVFVEVRQRRSASHGGAAASVSAVKQGRIVLAARHYLMRLARLPPCRFDVVTVQSGEVVWIQGAFDAS; the protein is encoded by the coding sequence ATGGGACTTCTTTCGACAAAAGGGCAGCTCAAACCGCGCACCACCAAGCAGGCGGGCGACGCCGCCGAGGTGCTGGCGCTGCAGCATTTGCAGCGCGCCGGCTTGGTGCTGTTGCAACGCAATTATCGAACCCCCGGGCGCGGTGGCGGCGAGATCGACCTGATCATGCGTGCGCCCGACGGCACTTGTGTGTTTGTCGAGGTGCGCCAGCGCCGCAGTGCCAGCCATGGCGGTGCGGCGGCCAGCGTCAGCGCGGTCAAACAAGGCCGGATTGTGCTGGCCGCACGCCACTACCTGATGCGCCTGGCACGCCTGCCACCCTGCCGTTTTGATGTGGTGACGGTGCAATCGGGCGAGGTGGTGTGGATTCAGGGCGCGTTTGACGCCTCCTAG
- a CDS encoding acetyl-CoA hydrolase/transferase C-terminal domain-containing protein: MTAPLFVASMDACVDHILDAVAGPIVLGIPLGVGKPNPLVNALYQRIKASPARQLRIITALSLEKPVGHSELEKNFLQPLVERVFGDYPDLDYVKDLRANQLPPNIEVQEFFMKTGDYLGNVAAQMGHISTNYTFAARDMAVQGMNVVAQAVAAKGEGESLRLSLSSNPDITQAVVESVRASGQPVITVGVINHKTPFMPNGAEISPDFFDVVVTDPAGTHDVFAPPNNKVSPADYAIGLHASSLVQDGGTLQIGIGSLGDAIGQSLIVRDRHGPEYRRILASICPGGLAGRELGRFDIGLYGCSEMLVNAFLRLIEAGIIRREVYDDAVLQQLLNSGEIPDNCVTPHMLQALLDAGRIRSPLSEEDLDFLKHYGILRAEVVLHGQQLRCGSHQCSNQIREPSSFALVSQHMLGTHLLHGMYMTGGFFLGPRDFYERLRTMAPQDLAKIDMTRIDFINQLYGNDALKRAQRRKASFMNTTMVVTLLGAAASDTLESGQVVSGVGGQYNFVAMSHALADARLIMMLRATHDNKHGLKSSIVWNYGSVTIPRHLRDVVITEYGIAELRGQSDGEVVKRLIAIADSRFQDELVKQAKAHGKLEADYEIPECYRHNLPEVIAAKIKPWSEAGLLPDFPFGTDLTEDELHMVRALKKMKHASHHPAELVTMAVKSLWEGKEAPPAYLARLGLDEVHSFKDRVMRRLFANNL, from the coding sequence ATGACCGCCCCCCTGTTTGTTGCGTCGATGGACGCCTGTGTGGACCATATTCTGGACGCCGTTGCCGGGCCGATTGTGCTGGGTATTCCGCTGGGTGTGGGCAAACCCAACCCGCTGGTCAATGCGCTGTACCAGCGCATCAAGGCCAGCCCGGCGCGCCAGTTGCGCATCATCACCGCCTTGTCACTGGAGAAACCGGTCGGCCACAGTGAGCTGGAGAAGAACTTTCTGCAACCCCTGGTCGAACGGGTGTTTGGTGACTACCCGGACCTGGACTACGTCAAGGACCTGCGCGCCAACCAGCTGCCCCCCAACATCGAGGTGCAGGAATTTTTCATGAAAACCGGCGACTACCTTGGCAACGTCGCCGCGCAGATGGGCCATATTTCCACCAACTACACCTTTGCTGCGCGTGACATGGCGGTGCAAGGCATGAATGTGGTGGCGCAAGCGGTAGCTGCCAAGGGCGAGGGGGAAAGTCTGCGCCTGAGCCTCTCAAGCAACCCCGATATCACCCAGGCGGTGGTTGAGAGTGTGCGCGCCAGCGGACAACCGGTCATCACGGTCGGTGTCATCAACCACAAGACGCCCTTCATGCCCAATGGCGCCGAGATCAGCCCCGATTTTTTTGATGTGGTGGTGACCGACCCGGCGGGCACCCATGATGTGTTTGCGCCGCCCAACAACAAGGTCAGCCCCGCCGACTACGCCATTGGTTTACATGCATCGAGTCTGGTGCAAGACGGTGGCACCTTGCAGATTGGCATTGGTTCACTCGGGGATGCGATTGGCCAATCGCTGATCGTGCGGGACCGCCATGGGCCGGAGTACCGGCGCATTCTGGCGTCGATCTGCCCGGGCGGGCTGGCCGGACGGGAGCTTGGGCGTTTTGACATCGGGCTGTATGGCTGCTCGGAGATGCTGGTCAACGCCTTTTTGCGCCTGATCGAGGCCGGCATCATTCGCCGCGAGGTGTATGACGATGCGGTGTTGCAACAGCTGCTCAACAGCGGTGAGATCCCGGACAACTGCGTCACGCCTCACATGCTGCAGGCCTTGCTGGATGCCGGGCGCATCCGCTCCCCACTCTCCGAGGAGGACCTGGACTTCCTCAAACACTATGGCATCCTGCGTGCCGAGGTGGTGCTGCATGGCCAGCAACTGCGCTGTGGCAGCCACCAGTGCAGCAACCAGATCCGCGAGCCGTCCAGCTTTGCACTGGTGAGCCAGCACATGTTGGGCACCCACCTGCTCCATGGGATGTACATGACCGGCGGGTTTTTCCTGGGGCCGCGCGACTTCTACGAGCGCCTGCGCACCATGGCGCCGCAGGATCTGGCCAAGATCGACATGACACGCATCGACTTCATCAACCAGCTCTATGGCAACGATGCGCTCAAACGTGCCCAGCGGCGCAAGGCCAGTTTCATGAACACCACCATGGTGGTGACCCTGCTGGGGGCGGCGGCCAGCGACACGCTGGAGTCGGGTCAGGTGGTCAGTGGGGTGGGTGGCCAATACAACTTTGTCGCGATGTCCCACGCGCTGGCGGACGCGCGCCTGATCATGATGTTGCGCGCCACCCATGACAATAAACATGGCCTCAAAAGCAGCATCGTCTGGAACTACGGCAGCGTCACCATTCCGCGGCATTTGCGTGATGTGGTGATCACCGAATACGGCATCGCCGAGTTGCGCGGGCAGTCGGACGGCGAGGTGGTCAAACGCCTGATTGCGATTGCCGACTCACGCTTCCAGGACGAGCTGGTCAAACAAGCCAAGGCCCACGGCAAACTCGAAGCCGATTACGAAATCCCCGAGTGTTACCGCCACAACCTGCCCGAGGTGATCGCCGCCAAGATCAAACCCTGGTCTGAGGCCGGGCTGTTGCCCGACTTCCCCTTTGGCACCGACCTGACCGAAGACGAACTGCACATGGTGCGGGCTTTGAAGAAGATGAAACACGCCAGCCACCACCCGGCGGAACTGGTCACGATGGCGGTCAAAAGCCTGTGGGAGGGCAAAGAGGCGCCACCCGCTTATCTGGCGCGCCTGGGGCTCGACGAGGTGCACAGCTTCAAAGACCGCGTGATGCGCCGCCTGTTTGCCAACAATCTGTGA
- a CDS encoding FHA domain-containing protein, which produces MSHITVMMDGVVHSEVTLTKDRTSIGRRPYNDVVIENLTVSGEHAVLIKTGDQVAVEDLHSTNGTYINGKAVKRQVLQHGDVMEMGKYKIRFDAAGADDAYERTMMHRPQAPAPMPVAPTAAVPELKGAIKVLTGAAAGREMALTKVVTTVGKPGVSVAAITQRRHNYFVHHVEGQDRLTLNGNTVGEEPIVLKHGDRILLAGTEMQFLQS; this is translated from the coding sequence ATGTCCCACATAACGGTGATGATGGACGGCGTCGTCCACAGTGAAGTCACTCTGACGAAGGACCGGACAAGCATTGGGCGCAGGCCGTACAACGACGTCGTGATTGAGAACCTGACCGTCAGCGGCGAACACGCGGTGCTGATCAAAACCGGCGATCAGGTGGCGGTCGAAGACCTGCACAGCACCAACGGCACCTACATCAACGGCAAGGCCGTCAAGCGGCAAGTCCTGCAGCACGGTGATGTCATGGAAATGGGCAAATACAAGATCCGGTTTGACGCTGCAGGGGCTGACGACGCCTATGAGCGCACCATGATGCACAGGCCACAGGCGCCTGCGCCGATGCCTGTTGCCCCCACGGCTGCGGTTCCAGAGCTCAAAGGTGCCATCAAGGTGCTGACCGGTGCCGCTGCGGGGCGCGAGATGGCCCTGACCAAAGTGGTCACCACGGTCGGCAAACCCGGGGTCTCGGTCGCCGCCATCACCCAACGCCGTCACAACTACTTTGTGCACCACGTCGAAGGTCAAGACCGCCTGACCCTCAATGGCAACACCGTGGGTGAGGAGCCGATTGTGCTCAAACATGGTGACCGGATCTTGCTGGCGGGCACAGAAATGCAATTCCTCCAGAGCTGA
- the rsmI gene encoding 16S rRNA (cytidine(1402)-2'-O)-methyltransferase produces MLNSPPLSRLSSSFVNALQAARDAAAGQNYLPGALYVVATPIGNLADITLRALHLLQLADVVACEDTRHTQALLRAYGIDKTPAQLLAVHQHNEAQAVQTVLERLQQGQRVAYVSDAGTPAISDPGARLVAGVREAGLCVVPLPGASSVITLLSAAGVLADSSGHSGFVFAGFLPAKATERSAAVLALSAESRAVVLLEAPHRIEALASALAVLGERPLTVGRELTKQFEEIATLPASQFPGWLSADANRTRGEFALVLHPAAATASAGPDTRVLQLLLAELPLKTAVKLAAEITGEPRNALYELALTLKAG; encoded by the coding sequence ATGTTGAATTCTCCCCCCTTGTCCCGGCTAAGCAGCAGCTTTGTCAACGCCCTGCAGGCCGCGCGTGACGCCGCCGCTGGCCAGAATTATCTGCCTGGCGCCTTGTATGTGGTGGCCACACCGATAGGCAACCTGGCCGACATCACCTTGCGCGCCTTGCACCTTCTGCAACTGGCCGACGTGGTGGCCTGTGAGGACACGCGCCACACCCAGGCGCTGCTGCGCGCCTATGGCATCGACAAAACGCCAGCACAGTTGCTGGCGGTGCACCAGCACAACGAGGCGCAAGCGGTGCAAACGGTGCTGGAGCGGCTGCAGCAAGGCCAGCGGGTGGCCTATGTCAGCGACGCCGGCACGCCCGCCATCAGTGACCCTGGCGCCCGGCTGGTGGCCGGGGTGCGCGAGGCGGGTCTCTGTGTGGTGCCGCTGCCCGGCGCCAGCAGTGTGATCACGCTGTTGAGTGCGGCCGGTGTGCTGGCTGACAGCAGCGGGCACAGCGGTTTTGTGTTCGCCGGTTTTTTGCCCGCCAAAGCCACGGAGCGCTCTGCGGCTGTGCTGGCGCTGTCGGCGGAATCACGTGCGGTGGTGCTGCTGGAGGCACCCCACCGCATCGAGGCCCTGGCCAGTGCGCTGGCCGTGCTCGGTGAGCGGCCACTGACCGTGGGGAGGGAGTTGACCAAACAGTTTGAAGAAATTGCCACGTTGCCGGCCAGCCAGTTCCCGGGCTGGCTCAGTGCCGATGCCAACCGAACACGGGGTGAATTTGCGCTGGTCTTGCATCCGGCAGCCGCGACGGCCAGCGCCGGGCCGGACACCCGTGTGCTGCAGCTGCTGCTGGCTGAACTGCCGCTGAAAACCGCCGTGAAACTGGCCGCCGAGATCACCGGCGAGCCGCGCAACGCCTTGTACGAGCTGGCGTTGACGCTCAAGGCCGGTTGA
- a CDS encoding M48 family metallopeptidase produces the protein MNNHHSCYFCAQRRLLLQGAALTLAVPGAGLQQALAEGVDVGRNSVFTKLVPAETIEKSAAQQYAQMLQQAAAQNALAGKDNPQLRRLRSMAQKIIPHALGWNPRAANWRWEVNLIGSKQINAFCMPGGKIAFYTGILDQLKLTDDEAAMVMGHEIAHALREHARERMGKNAATGIGATLLSQVLGLGELGQTVTNYGAQLLTLQFSRSDESEADLVGMELAARSGFDPRAGVSLWQKMAVANKGAPPQWLSTHPAGTTRIADIEANLPKVLPLYSRARAG, from the coding sequence ATGAATAACCACCATAGCTGCTACTTTTGCGCGCAGCGGCGATTGCTGCTGCAAGGTGCCGCCCTGACACTGGCTGTGCCGGGCGCAGGGCTGCAGCAGGCGTTGGCCGAAGGGGTGGATGTGGGCCGCAACTCGGTGTTCACCAAGCTGGTGCCTGCCGAAACCATCGAAAAATCGGCCGCCCAGCAGTACGCGCAGATGCTGCAACAGGCCGCCGCGCAGAATGCTCTGGCGGGCAAGGACAACCCCCAGCTGCGCCGCCTGCGCAGCATGGCCCAGAAGATCATCCCCCACGCGCTGGGCTGGAACCCGCGCGCTGCCAACTGGCGCTGGGAGGTCAACCTGATTGGCAGCAAACAAATCAACGCGTTTTGTATGCCAGGCGGCAAGATCGCGTTCTACACCGGCATCCTGGACCAGCTCAAACTCACGGACGACGAGGCGGCCATGGTCATGGGTCATGAAATCGCCCATGCGCTGCGTGAACACGCGCGTGAACGCATGGGCAAAAACGCCGCCACTGGCATTGGTGCCACCTTGCTCAGCCAGGTTCTGGGCCTGGGCGAACTCGGGCAGACGGTGACCAACTACGGCGCCCAGCTGCTCACACTGCAGTTCAGCCGCAGCGACGAGTCCGAGGCCGATCTGGTCGGCATGGAGCTGGCAGCCCGCTCTGGTTTTGACCCGCGCGCCGGTGTCAGCCTGTGGCAAAAAATGGCCGTGGCCAACAAGGGTGCACCACCCCAATGGTTGTCGACCCACCCGGCGGGTACAACCCGCATCGCCGACATCGAAGCCAATCTGCCCAAGGTCTTGCCGCTGTATTCACGCGCCCGGGCGGGCTGA